Proteins encoded within one genomic window of Mycolicibacterium aubagnense:
- the manA gene encoding mannose-6-phosphate isomerase, class I, with the protein MHLLRGAVRNYAWGSRTALADFAGKPSPTAHPEAELWLGANPGDPARVETPEGEASLLEVIRADPDVQLGPEVRARFGEVLPFLAKVLAADEPLSLQAHPSAEQAAEGFNREERQGIAVNARNRNYRDRSHKPELIVALGPFEALAGFRPVARTVELMKALAVSDLDPYINLLAGQSDAAGLRAVFTTWITLPQPDLDVLVPAVLDGAVNYIRSGATEFATEVKTVLELGERYPGDAGVLAAMLLNRISLVAGEGIYMPAGNLHAYLHGLGFEVMANSDNVLRGGLTPKHVDVPELLRVLDFTPTDGRPVHPRPTDGGVEEVFDTPASEFAVSILRIDGDRLGREVEVPNGHAGPQILLGTQGRVQVHSAGGELTLNKGAAAWIAAGEGPVRLLADEPSTVFRATVGI; encoded by the coding sequence GTGCATCTGCTACGAGGCGCCGTCAGGAACTACGCCTGGGGGTCGCGTACCGCCCTGGCCGATTTTGCCGGAAAGCCCAGTCCGACAGCGCATCCCGAGGCCGAACTGTGGTTGGGTGCGAACCCGGGCGACCCCGCGCGCGTGGAGACGCCCGAAGGTGAGGCGTCGCTGCTCGAGGTCATCCGGGCCGATCCCGACGTTCAGCTGGGGCCCGAGGTCCGCGCCCGGTTCGGTGAGGTGCTGCCGTTCCTGGCGAAGGTGCTGGCCGCCGACGAACCGCTGTCGCTACAAGCGCACCCGAGTGCCGAGCAGGCCGCCGAGGGCTTCAATCGTGAAGAGCGCCAAGGCATTGCTGTCAACGCCCGCAACCGCAACTACCGGGACCGCAGCCACAAGCCCGAGTTGATCGTGGCCCTCGGTCCGTTCGAGGCGCTCGCCGGCTTCCGGCCCGTGGCGCGCACCGTCGAATTGATGAAGGCGCTGGCGGTATCCGATCTCGATCCGTACATCAACCTGCTCGCCGGCCAGTCGGACGCCGCCGGGCTGCGGGCCGTGTTCACCACCTGGATCACGTTGCCGCAGCCTGACCTCGACGTGCTGGTGCCTGCCGTGCTCGACGGCGCGGTGAACTACATCCGTTCCGGGGCAACCGAATTCGCGACTGAGGTCAAGACCGTGCTGGAACTTGGCGAGCGCTATCCGGGTGATGCCGGGGTGCTGGCCGCCATGCTCCTGAACCGCATCAGCCTGGTCGCCGGGGAGGGCATCTACATGCCCGCAGGCAACCTGCACGCCTATCTGCACGGCCTGGGGTTCGAGGTGATGGCCAACTCCGACAACGTGTTACGTGGTGGGCTGACGCCCAAGCACGTGGACGTGCCCGAACTGCTCCGGGTGCTCGATTTCACCCCGACGGACGGGCGTCCGGTCCATCCGCGGCCGACCGATGGTGGTGTCGAGGAAGTTTTCGACACCCCCGCTTCGGAATTCGCGGTCTCGATCCTGCGGATCGACGGCGATCGGTTGGGCCGTGAGGTCGAGGTGCCGAACGGGCATGCCGGCCCCCAGATTCTGCTGGGCACGCAGGGGCGGGTGCAGGTGCATTCCGCGGGCGGCGAGCTGACCCTGAACAAGGGCGCCGCAGCCTGGATCGCAGCCGGGGAAGGGCCCGTGCGGCTGCTGGCTGACGAACCGTCGACGGTGTTCCGCGCGACGGTCGGGATCTAG
- a CDS encoding phosphomannomutase/phosphoglucomutase has product MSRPAASVQRVIKAYDVRGLVGEEIDESFVADVGGAFARLMRAEGATRVAIGYDMRPSSPSLATAFAGGVTAQGLDVVRIGLASTDQLYFASGLLDCPGAMFTASHNPAAYNGIKLCRAGAKPVGSETGLATVAQEVTGGVPGYDGAAGTVEERDVLDEYGAFLRSLVDVWALRPLRVSVDAGNGMGGHTTPAVLGSVESITLLPLYFELDGTFPNHEANPLDPANLVDLQKHVVENGADIGLAFDGDADRCFVVDEKGDPVSPSAVTALVADRELARESGATVIHNLITSRAVPELIAERGGKAVRSRVGHSYIKALMAETNAIFGGEHSAHYYFRDFWGADSGMLAALHVLAALGEQDRPLSELMAKYQRYEASGEINFTVADAPACVRAVIASYGSEIASTDELDGVTVDLGDGRWFNLRTSNTEPLLRLNVESRTRVEVDQIVEHIAAQIRATNSIAPRVRPSESTP; this is encoded by the coding sequence ATGTCTCGGCCTGCTGCTTCTGTACAGCGCGTCATCAAGGCATATGACGTACGCGGGCTGGTCGGCGAGGAGATCGACGAGTCGTTCGTCGCCGACGTCGGCGGGGCATTTGCCCGGTTGATGCGCGCCGAGGGCGCCACCCGGGTGGCGATCGGTTACGACATGCGGCCCAGCTCACCGTCATTGGCCACGGCGTTCGCGGGCGGGGTCACCGCGCAGGGTCTGGACGTGGTCCGGATCGGGCTGGCGTCGACCGATCAGCTCTACTTCGCCTCGGGCCTGCTGGATTGCCCGGGCGCCATGTTCACGGCGAGCCACAACCCGGCCGCCTACAACGGCATCAAGTTGTGCCGCGCCGGTGCGAAGCCCGTCGGCAGCGAGACGGGTTTGGCCACCGTCGCGCAAGAGGTCACGGGCGGCGTGCCCGGGTATGACGGCGCCGCCGGCACGGTCGAAGAGCGCGACGTCCTCGACGAATACGGCGCCTTCCTGCGTTCGCTGGTCGACGTGTGGGCGCTGCGTCCGCTGCGGGTTTCGGTCGACGCCGGAAACGGCATGGGCGGGCATACCACTCCGGCCGTGCTGGGCTCGGTCGAGTCGATCACCTTGCTGCCGTTGTACTTCGAGCTGGACGGCACGTTCCCCAACCACGAGGCCAACCCACTGGATCCGGCCAACCTGGTGGATCTGCAGAAACATGTCGTCGAGAACGGCGCGGATATCGGCCTGGCCTTCGACGGCGACGCCGACCGCTGCTTCGTGGTCGACGAGAAGGGTGACCCGGTGTCGCCCTCTGCCGTGACGGCGCTGGTCGCCGATCGCGAGTTGGCGCGTGAGTCCGGCGCGACCGTCATCCACAACCTGATCACCTCGCGTGCGGTCCCGGAGCTGATCGCCGAGCGCGGCGGCAAGGCCGTGCGCTCGCGCGTCGGCCACTCGTACATCAAGGCGCTGATGGCCGAGACCAACGCGATCTTCGGTGGCGAGCATTCGGCGCACTACTACTTCCGCGATTTCTGGGGTGCCGACTCCGGCATGCTCGCCGCGCTGCATGTGCTGGCCGCGCTCGGGGAACAGGACCGTCCGCTGTCGGAGCTGATGGCCAAGTACCAGCGATACGAGGCGTCCGGCGAGATCAACTTCACCGTTGCCGATGCCCCGGCGTGCGTACGGGCGGTCATCGCGTCGTACGGCAGTGAGATCGCCTCGACCGACGAACTCGATGGCGTGACCGTCGACCTCGGCGACGGGCGCTGGTTCAACCTGCGCACCTCCAACACCGAACCGCTGTTGCGGCTCAACGTCGAATCGCGTACCCGCGTGGAAGTCGACCAGATTGTCGAGCACATCGCGGCGCAGATCAGGGCGACCAATTCGATCGCTCCTCGCGTGCGCCCCAGCGAGTCGACGCCATGA
- a CDS encoding TobH protein has translation MSAAPATLDLDDVDGLIAADRDGLLRAASMAGAQTRAVAAALTEGQLDALRSDQRPRTVTWVCGRGASGASGAAGTVLAAALGATASVPLVVTTDVPPWIGALDVVVAAGDDPADPALVTAVATGVRRGARVIVVAPNEGPLRDAAAGRAVVLPPRLSVPDDFGLTRYLAAGLATLMVVDPALGIDLDGLADELDAEALRNSAAREIFTNPAKNLAERMSGRQVVLAGEGAAMLALVRHAATVLLRVAHQLVAATGGADALVALHGGLGRQTAAEMSYEDSLFHDPEIDGPAPARVRTVVLCADEERPGVIARMDALGGDVDVLSADDVPDSVLHVPGSRLEQQIAMLAVRLEMTAVYLKLVRG, from the coding sequence ATGAGTGCCGCCCCGGCGACCCTGGACCTCGACGACGTCGACGGTCTGATCGCCGCCGACCGTGACGGCCTGCTGCGGGCGGCGTCGATGGCCGGCGCACAGACCCGCGCGGTCGCCGCGGCACTCACCGAAGGCCAACTCGACGCGCTGCGCTCCGATCAACGTCCACGGACCGTCACCTGGGTGTGTGGCCGCGGCGCGTCCGGAGCATCCGGCGCGGCGGGAACCGTCCTCGCCGCGGCCCTGGGCGCGACGGCGTCGGTGCCGCTCGTGGTGACCACGGACGTGCCGCCGTGGATCGGCGCGCTCGACGTCGTGGTGGCCGCCGGCGACGACCCCGCTGACCCGGCGCTGGTGACGGCCGTGGCGACCGGCGTGCGCCGTGGTGCGCGGGTGATCGTGGTGGCGCCCAACGAAGGGCCGCTGCGCGATGCCGCCGCCGGCCGTGCGGTGGTGCTGCCGCCACGGCTGTCGGTGCCCGACGATTTCGGCCTCACCCGCTATCTGGCCGCGGGGCTGGCGACCCTGATGGTCGTCGACCCGGCGCTGGGCATCGACCTCGACGGCCTGGCCGACGAGCTGGACGCCGAGGCCCTGCGCAACAGTGCGGCCCGCGAGATCTTCACCAACCCGGCCAAGAACCTCGCCGAGCGGATGTCCGGGCGGCAGGTGGTGCTGGCTGGGGAAGGTGCGGCGATGCTGGCGTTGGTGCGCCACGCCGCGACCGTGCTTCTGCGGGTGGCGCACCAACTGGTGGCGGCGACAGGTGGTGCCGACGCGCTGGTGGCGCTGCACGGGGGTCTCGGCCGGCAGACGGCCGCCGAAATGTCCTACGAGGATTCGCTTTTCCACGATCCCGAGATCGACGGGCCGGCGCCGGCCCGGGTCCGGACCGTGGTGCTGTGCGCTGATGAGGAGCGGCCCGGCGTGATCGCCCGGATGGACGCACTCGGGGGTGACGTCGATGTGCTCAGCGCCGATGACGTGCCCGACTCGGTGCTGCACGTGCCGGGCAGTCGCTTGGAACAACAGATCGCGATGCTGGCGGTACGGCTGGAGATGACGGCCGTGTACCTGAAACTGGTTCGAGGTTAG
- a CDS encoding cation diffusion facilitator family transporter has translation MSASGSARAIVAALLANAGIAAAKFVGFLVTGSSSMLAESVHSLADTSNQGLLLWGQRQARKDADHLHPFGYGRSRYFYSFVVALVLFSLGAMFALYEGYHKITHPEPLSSPVVAVAILVVAIALEGYSFYTAVKESRPLKGAGSWWRFIRTSRNPELPVVLLEDSGALIGLVLALGGVGLSMLTGDPVWDGIGTAAIGALLGVIAVILMVEMKSLLIGEGATVDETGAIRAALEQTAHVDRVIHLRTQYLGPEEMLVGVKIALAPKTDLATVAATIDAAEVAIRAAVPNARIIYIEPDLYRG, from the coding sequence ATGTCGGCCTCGGGGAGTGCGCGCGCGATCGTCGCGGCGCTGTTGGCCAATGCCGGGATCGCCGCGGCGAAGTTCGTCGGTTTTCTGGTCACGGGCAGTTCGTCGATGCTCGCGGAGTCGGTGCACTCGCTGGCGGACACGTCCAACCAGGGACTGCTGCTGTGGGGGCAGCGGCAGGCGCGCAAGGACGCCGACCATCTGCATCCCTTCGGCTACGGCCGCAGCCGCTACTTCTATTCGTTCGTCGTGGCGCTGGTCCTGTTCAGCCTCGGCGCGATGTTCGCGCTGTACGAGGGCTATCACAAGATCACTCACCCCGAGCCGCTGTCGTCACCCGTCGTCGCAGTCGCGATTCTCGTGGTGGCCATCGCGCTCGAGGGCTACAGCTTCTACACCGCGGTGAAGGAATCGCGTCCGCTCAAGGGAGCCGGCAGCTGGTGGCGGTTCATCCGGACCTCGCGTAACCCGGAGCTGCCGGTGGTGCTGCTGGAGGACAGTGGCGCCCTGATCGGTCTGGTGCTGGCCCTGGGCGGCGTCGGCCTGTCGATGCTGACGGGTGATCCGGTGTGGGACGGCATCGGTACCGCGGCCATCGGTGCGCTGCTCGGTGTCATCGCGGTGATCCTGATGGTCGAGATGAAGAGCCTGCTGATCGGGGAAGGCGCGACCGTCGACGAGACCGGCGCCATCCGCGCCGCGCTGGAGCAGACGGCGCACGTCGACCGCGTCATCCACCTCCGCACCCAGTACCTGGGGCCGGAGGAGATGCTCGTCGGCGTGAAGATCGCGCTGGCCCCGAAGACCGACCTGGCGACCGTCGCCGCGACGATCGATGCCGCCGAGGTCGCGATCCGGGCCGCCGTCCCGAACGCCCGCATCATCTACATCGAGCCGGACCTCTACCGCGGCTGA